From one Phocaeicola salanitronis DSM 18170 genomic stretch:
- the cls gene encoding cardiolipin synthase, with amino-acid sequence MNMIILNEVFLDLFDILYIAVILTTIFVVILDNRNPVKTMAWILVLFFLPLIGLVFYFFFGRSTRKERLISKKGYSRLSKRPMAAYQAQVAYRDLEEKNTLLTFFLRINKALPFDGNQVDIYTDAYSMLQSLMHEISLAKHHIHLQFYIFENDSVGRLLRDLLIDKAREGVKIRLLYDDVGCWKVDPMFFDKMLCEGIEVQSFLKVRFPRFTSKVNYRNHRKIAVIDGKVGFIGGMNIAERYLRGFSWGVWRDTHVRIRGKAVYGLQTSFLTDWYVVDRMLLTSADYFPKMEWQGNVMAQIVTSDPVGGWHDIMQGLVKALCCAKRYFYIETPYLLPTEEVIIALQTAALAGVDVRIMLPKRADTFIIHKGSLSYLDELMQAGVKVYLYRKGFLHSKLWVSDDELSTVGSTNMDFRSFEHNFEANAFFYGKEMALRLREVFLSDQRHCLLLSRKLWSKRSWKNKVIESIVRLLAPLL; translated from the coding sequence ATGAATATGATTATTTTGAATGAAGTTTTTCTGGACCTGTTCGATATTTTGTATATTGCTGTAATCCTGACGACTATATTTGTGGTTATTTTGGATAATCGTAACCCTGTAAAAACAATGGCATGGATTCTTGTCTTATTCTTTTTGCCTTTAATTGGATTGGTTTTTTATTTCTTTTTTGGGAGGAGCACACGGAAAGAACGGTTGATTAGTAAAAAAGGATATTCGCGTTTGAGCAAGCGTCCGATGGCTGCGTATCAAGCTCAAGTAGCATATCGGGATTTGGAAGAGAAAAATACCTTGCTGACTTTTTTCTTGCGGATTAATAAGGCTTTGCCTTTCGACGGGAATCAGGTTGATATTTATACAGATGCTTATAGCATGTTACAGTCTCTTATGCATGAAATCAGTTTGGCTAAGCATCATATTCATTTGCAATTCTATATTTTTGAGAATGATTCTGTAGGACGTTTGCTGCGCGATTTGTTGATAGATAAGGCACGTGAGGGTGTAAAGATACGTTTGCTTTATGATGATGTGGGATGTTGGAAGGTTGACCCTATGTTTTTTGACAAAATGTTGTGTGAGGGCATTGAGGTGCAGAGTTTCTTGAAAGTTCGTTTTCCCCGTTTTACAAGTAAAGTGAATTACCGTAATCACCGGAAGATAGCCGTAATAGACGGAAAGGTCGGATTTATCGGAGGAATGAATATTGCAGAGCGTTATTTGCGTGGATTTTCTTGGGGAGTTTGGCGTGATACCCATGTGCGCATTAGAGGAAAGGCTGTATATGGTTTACAGACATCTTTTTTGACTGATTGGTATGTAGTGGACAGGATGTTGCTTACTTCTGCTGACTATTTCCCTAAAATGGAATGGCAGGGGAATGTTATGGCTCAAATCGTAACATCGGATCCGGTAGGCGGCTGGCATGATATTATGCAGGGATTGGTGAAGGCTTTGTGTTGTGCCAAGCGTTATTTTTATATTGAGACACCCTATCTGCTTCCTACAGAAGAGGTAATTATTGCTTTGCAAACGGCTGCCCTTGCGGGTGTTGATGTTCGGATAATGTTGCCCAAACGGGCAGATACCTTTATTATCCATAAAGGTTCTTTATCTTATTTGGATGAACTGATGCAAGCAGGTGTCAAGGTATATCTTTATCGGAAGGGTTTCTTGCATTCTAAATTGTGGGTTTCGGATGATGAATTGTCTACTGTTGGTTCTACCAACATGGATTTCCGTAGTTTTGAACATAATTTTGAAGCAAATGCCTTTTTCTATGGCAAAGAAATGGCATTGCGTTTAAGGGAAGTCTTTTTATCAGATCAAAGGCATTGCCTTCTGCTTTCCCGAAAATTGTGGAGCAAGCGTTCATGGAAGAATAAGGTTATAGAATCCATTGTACGCTTGCTGGCTCCTTTGCTTTAA
- a CDS encoding RsmD family RNA methyltransferase has product MRIISGIYKHRRFDVPHTFKARPTTDFAKENLFNVLNNYLDFEDGITALDLFAGTGSISLELISRGCEKVVSVEKDPQHYAFICKVMKEIKTDKSWTIRGDVFKYISKCQEQFDFIFADPPYALPELADIPDRIFEYNLLKQDGLFVLEHGKNLNFENHPHFSEHRHYGSVNFSFFR; this is encoded by the coding sequence ATGCGAATAATAAGCGGAATTTACAAACACCGGCGATTCGATGTACCCCATACATTCAAAGCCCGCCCCACCACCGACTTTGCGAAAGAAAACCTGTTTAATGTCCTGAACAATTATTTGGATTTCGAAGACGGCATAACAGCCCTCGACTTGTTTGCCGGCACAGGAAGCATCAGCCTTGAATTAATATCGAGAGGATGCGAAAAGGTGGTATCTGTAGAAAAAGACCCGCAACATTACGCTTTCATCTGCAAGGTTATGAAAGAAATAAAAACCGATAAAAGCTGGACAATACGAGGAGACGTGTTCAAATACATCAGCAAATGCCAGGAACAATTCGATTTCATCTTTGCAGACCCACCTTATGCGCTGCCCGAATTAGCGGATATCCCCGACAGAATATTTGAATACAACCTGCTTAAACAAGACGGTTTATTCGTATTGGAGCACGGGAAAAACCTGAACTTTGAAAATCATCCGCACTTCTCCGAACACCGGCACTATGGAAGCGTGAACTTTTCATTTTTCCGTTAA
- a CDS encoding DUF3822 family protein, whose protein sequence is MSDNNVDFTQLEHNTLSIRLSTDGFSFSIYNPDKKNNLYYKYIPVNIQRSMAANVKSLLTNTPELNIAYRQTNILIHTQRYTTIPFELFEDEQMEMLFYQNLPKQNNEIILCNVLGKSNVAVLFSIDKLTHIFLSEHFPQARFFASISPQVEYFTNKNKHENAHKVYANFHENDMEVCCYVNGKLQLANTYSVTNNDDRSYYLLNLWKQLALNPEHSELHLIGLNKAERNGLITFLRQFIRKIFVMNPLSEISTPSPEGIEDMPFDILSLLICE, encoded by the coding sequence ATGAGTGACAATAACGTTGATTTTACCCAATTAGAACACAATACATTATCCATCCGTCTCAGTACGGATGGATTTTCTTTTTCCATCTATAATCCGGACAAGAAAAACAACCTTTACTATAAATACATACCGGTAAATATCCAACGCTCCATGGCGGCAAACGTAAAAAGCCTCTTAACAAATACGCCTGAGCTGAACATTGCTTACCGGCAGACCAATATCCTGATTCATACCCAGCGCTATACGACAATCCCGTTCGAGCTTTTTGAAGACGAACAAATGGAAATGCTTTTCTATCAGAACTTGCCCAAACAAAACAACGAAATCATCTTATGCAATGTATTAGGGAAAAGCAATGTGGCGGTATTGTTTTCCATCGATAAACTTACCCACATATTTTTATCTGAACACTTTCCTCAAGCTCGTTTTTTTGCAAGTATCAGCCCGCAAGTGGAATATTTTACAAACAAGAATAAGCACGAGAATGCACATAAAGTATATGCGAACTTTCATGAAAACGACATGGAAGTATGTTGTTATGTTAACGGGAAATTACAATTGGCAAATACATACTCCGTAACAAATAACGATGACCGTTCGTATTACCTGCTAAATCTTTGGAAACAACTTGCCTTAAACCCTGAACACAGTGAATTGCATCTAATCGGCTTAAACAAAGCGGAAAGAAACGGGCTAATCACTTTTCTAAGGCAATTTATAAGAAAAATTTTTGTCATGAACCCATTGTCTGAAATCAGCACACCTTCGCCCGAAGGGATTGAAGATATGCCTTTCGACATCTTATCCTTATTGATATGCGAATAA
- a CDS encoding ATP-dependent DNA helicase gives MNLSEQIKQKFLYQPTKEQENLLKILANFLLSSNKDEIFLLKGYAGTGKTTLVSALVRALDEMKQKCILLAPTGRAAKVFALHSGHPAYTIHRRIYRQRTFSNEMDNFTMNVNLHQHTLFIVDEASMISNLGLSGNVFGSGRLLDDLIQYVYGGQGCRLVLVGETAQLPPVGEEESPALSADVLRGYGLEVVEQELTQVVRQESESGILYNATCLRRKMAEEFSGELPRIRVEGFPDVRVVPGSELIETLNTCYGREGMDETIVICRSNKRANLYNQGIRNTILYREDELNAGDILMVAKNNYFWGADVKELDFIANGDIAVVRRVRRVHEMYGFRFADVLLAFPDYNDIELEVKILLDTLHTDAPALPKEHADRLFHAVLEDYQDITTKAGRMKKIKADPWYNALQVKYAYAVTCHKAQGGQWQNVFIDQGYLTEDMVSPDYYRWLYTAITRAKGTLYLVNWPESQKE, from the coding sequence ATGAATTTATCGGAACAAATTAAGCAAAAATTTTTGTATCAACCAACAAAAGAACAAGAAAATCTGCTTAAGATATTGGCAAATTTTCTATTATCTTCCAATAAGGACGAAATTTTCCTGTTAAAGGGATATGCCGGAACAGGAAAAACCACTCTGGTAAGTGCATTGGTGAGAGCTCTCGACGAGATGAAGCAGAAATGTATATTGCTGGCTCCTACGGGGCGGGCGGCCAAAGTATTCGCGCTTCACTCCGGACATCCGGCTTACACCATCCACCGGCGTATTTACCGCCAGCGTACTTTTTCGAACGAGATGGATAATTTTACGATGAATGTCAATCTGCACCAGCACACGTTGTTCATTGTGGACGAAGCCTCGATGATATCTAATCTGGGCTTGTCGGGGAACGTGTTCGGGAGCGGACGCTTGCTGGACGACCTGATACAATATGTATATGGCGGGCAAGGGTGTAGGTTGGTGTTGGTGGGCGAGACCGCCCAGTTGCCTCCTGTAGGCGAAGAAGAGAGTCCGGCACTCTCGGCAGATGTGTTGAGAGGGTACGGGTTGGAGGTTGTAGAGCAGGAGCTGACGCAAGTAGTCCGGCAGGAGTCTGAGTCGGGCATCTTGTACAATGCCACTTGCCTGCGCCGGAAAATGGCGGAAGAGTTTTCCGGAGAGCTTCCCCGCATACGGGTAGAGGGATTTCCCGATGTGCGTGTGGTGCCGGGGAGCGAACTGATAGAGACCCTCAACACCTGTTATGGGCGCGAGGGAATGGACGAAACCATCGTGATTTGCCGTTCGAACAAGCGGGCTAACCTTTATAACCAGGGAATACGGAATACGATTCTTTATCGTGAGGATGAATTGAATGCGGGCGATATCCTGATGGTGGCGAAGAACAATTATTTTTGGGGAGCCGATGTCAAGGAACTGGATTTTATCGCCAACGGGGATATAGCCGTGGTACGCCGGGTGCGCCGGGTGCACGAGATGTATGGATTCCGTTTTGCCGATGTGCTTCTTGCGTTTCCTGATTACAACGATATTGAGCTGGAGGTGAAAATCCTGCTTGATACGCTCCATACCGATGCGCCGGCATTGCCCAAAGAGCATGCCGACCGTTTGTTTCATGCCGTGCTCGAAGATTACCAGGATATTACCACGAAAGCGGGGCGGATGAAGAAGATAAAGGCAGACCCGTGGTATAACGCTTTGCAGGTGAAGTATGCATACGCCGTAACGTGCCACAAAGCGCAGGGCGGGCAATGGCAAAACGTGTTCATCGATCAGGGGTATCTGACCGAGGATATGGTTTCGCCCGATTATTACCGCTGGCTTTATACGGCAATTACGCGTGCTAAAGGAACTTTGTATTTGGTGAACTGGCCCGAGAGCCAAAAGGAATAA
- a CDS encoding S41 family peptidase, whose translation MRKYILYLCITVQALFASCIREDISGNTPESNFESLWKIIDEQYCFLEYKHEEYGLDWDEVHTRYAQRITSDMTWENLYEVLSDMVNELRDGHVNLSSSIGTSQYRAWFDAFPHNFSDSIQSNYLGKDYVNSSGITWSILENNIGYIYCESFSNGIGDGNLDQTLNSLAVCDGLIVDVRDNGGGNLTTAQKLAARFTNERVLVGYMYHKTGPAHDDFSDPKPVYIEPSDGIRWQKPVVVLTNRRAYSATNDFVNSMNQFPNVTLVGDKTGGGSGLPFSSEIPCGWSIRFSASPMLDPEMNHLEFGIDPDVKVDMTSEDIAQGKDTMIETACRVLKGQ comes from the coding sequence ATGAGAAAATATATCCTCTACCTATGCATTACCGTGCAGGCATTGTTCGCCTCCTGCATCCGCGAAGACATATCAGGCAATACGCCCGAGTCGAACTTCGAGTCCCTATGGAAAATCATTGACGAACAATATTGCTTTCTGGAATACAAGCACGAAGAATACGGGCTGGACTGGGACGAAGTGCACACCCGCTACGCCCAGCGCATCACGTCCGACATGACGTGGGAAAACCTCTACGAAGTGCTCTCGGACATGGTGAACGAGCTGAGAGACGGGCATGTCAACCTGTCCAGTTCCATCGGCACATCGCAATACCGCGCATGGTTTGACGCCTTCCCCCATAATTTCAGTGACAGCATCCAGAGCAATTACCTGGGAAAAGACTACGTGAACTCGTCGGGCATTACCTGGTCGATACTGGAAAACAACATCGGCTACATCTATTGCGAAAGTTTCTCGAACGGCATTGGAGACGGAAATCTGGACCAGACCCTGAACTCGCTTGCCGTATGCGACGGACTGATTGTAGATGTACGGGATAACGGAGGCGGAAACCTGACCACGGCACAAAAACTGGCGGCACGTTTCACCAACGAGCGGGTGCTTGTAGGCTATATGTACCACAAGACGGGACCTGCCCACGATGATTTTTCCGACCCCAAACCTGTCTACATCGAGCCTTCGGACGGCATCCGGTGGCAAAAGCCGGTGGTAGTGCTCACCAACCGCCGTGCCTATAGTGCCACCAACGATTTTGTGAACAGCATGAACCAGTTCCCCAACGTGACCCTTGTAGGTGACAAGACAGGCGGAGGCTCAGGGCTTCCCTTCTCGTCGGAAATCCCCTGCGGCTGGTCCATCCGTTTCTCTGCCAGCCCGATGCTCGACCCCGAAATGAACCATCTGGAATTTGGGATAGACCCTGATGTGAAAGTAGACATGACCAGCGAAGACATTGCCCAAGGGAAAGATACCATGATAGAAACGGCATGCCGGGTGCTGAAAGGACAGTAA
- a CDS encoding DUF3316 domain-containing protein, which yields MKTLIYIEHRDTKTQRIKNKASVPLRLCVLILIVLTCLPTRIQAQDSLQATRHVMRSVMIGAGHNNTFETYLSPLEYEGPEVRFAYETMRMTRLMDGNVSAQNLFQLHASYTENISQTNHTYGGLVNWSYALHYQFRPAKGLKILFGPMLDLNAGVVYNRRNSNNPAQAKAYGGLGASGMLIYRFRIKNYPLTVRWQANLPLLGVMFSPEFGESYYEIFSLGNGGRNAVFTSLHNNPSLRQLLTLDFPVGNTVMRVGYVCDLQQAKVNNLKSHTYSHDFMIGVVRNLYLFHGKKHMTTPPKITPF from the coding sequence ATGAAAACATTGATTTATATCGAACACAGAGACACAAAGACACAGAGAATAAAAAATAAAGCCTCTGTGCCTCTGCGCCTCTGTGTTCTTATTCTGATAGTCTTAACCTGCCTTCCGACCCGTATCCAAGCACAAGACTCCCTGCAAGCCACACGCCACGTGATGCGCTCGGTGATGATAGGAGCCGGACACAACAACACATTCGAAACCTATCTCTCGCCCTTGGAATACGAAGGTCCAGAAGTGCGCTTCGCCTACGAAACGATGCGGATGACCCGCCTGATGGACGGGAACGTTTCGGCGCAAAACCTGTTCCAGCTACATGCCTCGTACACCGAAAACATCTCGCAGACCAATCATACGTACGGCGGGCTGGTGAACTGGAGCTATGCCCTGCATTACCAGTTCCGCCCTGCCAAGGGACTGAAGATACTTTTCGGCCCCATGCTCGACCTCAATGCAGGCGTGGTATACAACCGGCGCAACTCGAACAACCCTGCCCAGGCAAAAGCCTACGGGGGCTTAGGGGCATCAGGGATGCTCATCTACCGGTTCCGCATCAAGAACTATCCGCTCACGGTACGCTGGCAAGCGAACCTGCCCCTGCTGGGCGTGATGTTCTCGCCTGAGTTCGGCGAATCGTATTACGAAATATTCTCGCTGGGCAACGGAGGACGGAACGCAGTGTTCACCTCCCTGCACAACAACCCGTCCCTGCGCCAGCTCCTTACCCTCGACTTCCCGGTAGGGAACACGGTGATGCGTGTGGGCTACGTATGCGACCTCCAGCAAGCAAAGGTAAACAACCTGAAAAGCCATACCTACTCGCACGACTTCATGATAGGCGTCGTACGCAATCTGTACCTGTTCCATGGAAAGAAACACATGACCACGCCACCTAAAATAACTCCGTTTTAA
- a CDS encoding DNA gyrase/topoisomerase IV subunit A produces MSDDTLDKNETTDIPEKESDTNYKPASPADKAVKYQLSGMYQNWFLDYASYVILERAVPHINDGLKPVQRRILHAMKRLDDGRYNKVANIVGHTMQFHPHGDASIGDALVQLGQKDLLIDCQGNWGNILTGDDAAAPRYIEARLSKFALDVVFNPKTTEWQASYDGRNREPVTLPVKFPLLLAQGVEGIAVGLSSKILPHNFNELCDAAIAYLHGEEFHLYPDFQTGGAVDVSRYNDGERGGVVRVRAKISKIDNKTLCISEIPYGKTTSSLIDSILKAVEKGKIKVRKVDDNTADKVEILVHLAPGASSDKTLDALYAFTDCEVNISPNCCVIEDKKPHFLSVGTVLRKSVDHTLGLLRRELEIQRDETLETLHFASLEKIFIEERIYKDRGFEQAENMDAACAHIDERLTPFYPQMVREVTKDDILRLMEIKMARILKFNKDKADENIARLKADIEETENHLAHLTDYTIAWFRRLKEKYGAQFPRRTEIRNFDTIVATKVAEANEKLYINREEGFIGTGLKKDEFVCNCSDIDDVIIFYRDGKYKVVRVQDKLFVGKNILYVNVFKKNDKRTIYNVIYRDGKDGYHYIKRFNVTSMIRDREYDVTQGTPGSRIVYFTANPNGEAETVKVTLRPNPRIKKLVFERDFSTINIKGRQSMGNLLTKYEVHKIGLKQRGGSTLGGRKVWFDHDVLRLNYDGRGQYLGEFQSDDRILVVHTDGDFYTTDFDLNNHYDPDIRLIEKFDADKVWTAVLYDADQQNYPYLKRFCFEATSKRQNYLGENKQNRLLLLSPEAYPRIQVVFGGHDAFREPLIVEASDFVGIKSYKAKGKRLTTYTVGEVNELEPTRMPEPEEAPDTEDNGTPEDENGQMNLFDNEEE; encoded by the coding sequence ATGAGCGACGACACATTAGACAAAAACGAAACAACGGATATACCTGAAAAAGAATCGGATACGAATTACAAGCCCGCCTCGCCGGCGGACAAGGCAGTGAAATACCAGCTGAGCGGAATGTATCAGAACTGGTTCCTCGACTATGCCTCGTACGTCATTCTGGAACGTGCCGTACCCCACATCAACGACGGACTGAAACCGGTGCAGCGGCGCATCCTGCACGCCATGAAAAGGCTGGACGACGGACGCTACAACAAGGTGGCGAACATCGTGGGGCATACCATGCAGTTCCATCCGCACGGCGACGCTTCCATCGGCGACGCGCTGGTGCAGCTGGGGCAGAAAGACCTGCTCATCGATTGCCAGGGAAACTGGGGAAACATCCTCACGGGCGATGATGCAGCCGCACCCCGATACATCGAAGCACGCTTGTCGAAATTCGCCCTCGACGTGGTGTTCAATCCCAAGACCACCGAATGGCAGGCCTCTTACGACGGACGCAACCGCGAACCCGTAACCCTGCCGGTCAAGTTCCCCCTGTTGCTGGCACAGGGCGTAGAAGGCATCGCCGTAGGACTTTCATCGAAAATCCTGCCTCACAACTTCAATGAGTTATGCGATGCAGCCATCGCTTACCTGCACGGCGAAGAGTTCCACCTCTACCCCGACTTCCAGACCGGAGGGGCGGTAGACGTGTCGCGCTACAACGACGGCGAGCGGGGCGGAGTGGTGCGCGTACGTGCCAAGATATCGAAAATAGACAACAAGACACTCTGCATCAGCGAAATTCCCTACGGAAAAACCACATCGTCGCTCATCGACTCCATATTGAAAGCCGTAGAAAAAGGGAAAATCAAGGTGCGCAAGGTAGACGACAATACCGCCGACAAGGTGGAAATACTGGTACACCTCGCCCCCGGAGCCTCGTCGGACAAGACGCTGGACGCCCTTTATGCCTTTACGGATTGCGAAGTGAACATCTCGCCCAACTGCTGCGTCATCGAGGACAAGAAGCCGCATTTCCTCTCGGTAGGCACGGTGCTCCGCAAGTCGGTCGACCACACCCTCGGGCTCCTGCGCCGCGAACTGGAAATACAGCGCGACGAGACCCTGGAGACCCTGCACTTCGCCTCGCTGGAGAAAATCTTCATCGAAGAGCGCATCTACAAAGACCGCGGCTTCGAGCAAGCCGAAAACATGGACGCCGCCTGCGCGCATATCGACGAGCGACTCACCCCGTTCTACCCCCAAATGGTGCGCGAAGTGACCAAAGACGACATCCTGCGCCTGATGGAAATCAAGATGGCACGCATCCTGAAGTTCAACAAAGACAAAGCGGACGAAAACATTGCACGCCTGAAAGCGGACATCGAGGAAACGGAAAACCACTTAGCTCATCTTACCGACTATACCATCGCCTGGTTCCGCCGCCTGAAAGAGAAATACGGAGCACAGTTCCCCCGCCGCACCGAGATACGAAACTTCGACACCATCGTAGCCACAAAAGTGGCGGAAGCCAACGAAAAGCTCTACATCAACCGCGAGGAAGGCTTTATCGGCACGGGGCTGAAAAAGGACGAATTCGTGTGCAACTGTTCCGATATCGACGATGTAATCATCTTCTACCGCGACGGGAAATACAAGGTGGTGCGCGTACAGGACAAGCTCTTCGTAGGCAAGAACATCCTCTACGTCAACGTGTTCAAGAAGAACGACAAGCGTACTATCTACAACGTCATCTACCGCGACGGGAAAGACGGATACCACTACATCAAGCGTTTCAACGTGACTTCGATGATACGCGACCGCGAGTACGACGTGACGCAAGGCACACCGGGTTCGCGCATCGTCTACTTCACCGCCAACCCCAACGGCGAGGCGGAAACCGTGAAAGTGACCCTGCGCCCCAACCCGCGCATCAAGAAACTGGTGTTCGAACGCGACTTCAGCACCATCAACATCAAGGGACGCCAGTCGATGGGCAACCTGCTCACCAAGTACGAGGTACACAAAATCGGGCTGAAACAACGCGGAGGCTCTACCCTGGGCGGACGCAAGGTGTGGTTCGACCACGATGTATTACGCCTCAATTACGACGGGCGCGGACAATACTTAGGCGAGTTCCAAAGCGATGACCGCATCCTCGTGGTACATACAGACGGCGACTTCTATACTACCGACTTCGACCTGAACAACCATTACGACCCCGATATCCGGCTCATCGAGAAGTTTGATGCCGACAAGGTATGGACCGCCGTGCTCTACGATGCCGACCAGCAGAACTACCCGTACCTGAAACGCTTCTGCTTCGAGGCGACAAGCAAGCGCCAGAACTACTTGGGCGAGAACAAGCAAAACCGTTTGCTCCTGCTCAGCCCCGAAGCCTATCCGCGCATCCAGGTGGTATTCGGCGGACACGACGCGTTCCGGGAACCGCTGATAGTCGAAGCGTCCGACTTTGTAGGCATAAAGAGCTACAAGGCTAAGGGCAAACGCCTCACCACCTACACCGTGGGCGAGGTAAACGAACTGGAACCTACCCGCATGCCAGAACCAGAAGAAGCTCCCGACACAGAGGATAACGGAACGCCCGAAGACGAAAACGGACAAATGAACCTATTCGATAACGAAGAAGAATGA
- a CDS encoding TolC family protein — protein MKKILNLVLLLTLALASHAQRVLTLDSCRALALANNKELRMSQEKVKAAHYEQKAAFTNFLPKIDVGGTYMRIQKEISLLSDAQKNAIGNVGTAVGAQLQQFGNQLQQIAVSHPELLPLLEPLSGVMGQLPGALNGVGQGIVDAFRTDTRNLYAGAATLTQPIFMGGKIIAYNKITKYAEQLAASQHATGMQDVVMSTDQAYWQVISLVNKKRLAESFVELVRKLDSDVNKMLEEGVATQADALSVRVKVNEAEMALVQVEDGLSLSKMVLCQLCGLPLDTEIRLADEEMEDLALPDTFTESNVNTALANREELKSLELASKIYRQKVNVARAGYLPSIGLTASYLFSNPSLFNGFENKFRGTWGIGVVVTIPVFHWGENIYKVRAAKAEANIARYRLDDAREKIELQVTQNSYKVNEAAKKLAMAEKNMEKAEENLRYANFGFREGVIPTSNVLEAQTAWLSAQSGKIDAQIDLKMSEIYLNKSMGTLDMYTK, from the coding sequence ATGAAAAAAATTCTGAATCTTGTTCTGCTATTGACGCTTGCCCTTGCTTCGCATGCCCAGCGTGTGCTTACGCTGGATAGCTGCCGCGCCTTGGCTTTGGCCAACAATAAGGAACTGCGCATGTCGCAGGAGAAAGTCAAGGCGGCGCATTATGAGCAAAAAGCGGCATTTACTAATTTCTTGCCTAAGATTGATGTGGGGGGCACCTATATGCGCATCCAGAAAGAAATCTCCTTATTGAGCGATGCCCAGAAAAATGCCATAGGAAATGTCGGTACAGCTGTAGGGGCTCAATTGCAGCAGTTCGGGAACCAGTTGCAGCAGATAGCGGTGAGCCACCCCGAGCTGCTCCCTTTGCTTGAGCCGTTAAGCGGCGTCATGGGGCAATTGCCCGGTGCGCTGAACGGGGTAGGGCAAGGCATTGTGGACGCTTTCCGCACGGATACGAGAAACCTGTATGCCGGTGCGGCAACGTTGACCCAGCCGATTTTTATGGGCGGCAAAATCATTGCTTACAATAAAATTACGAAGTATGCGGAGCAATTGGCTGCATCACAACACGCTACGGGCATGCAGGACGTGGTGATGAGTACCGACCAGGCTTATTGGCAGGTCATCTCGCTGGTGAACAAGAAACGGCTTGCCGAGAGTTTTGTGGAACTGGTGCGGAAACTGGATTCGGATGTGAACAAAATGCTGGAAGAAGGTGTTGCTACCCAAGCCGATGCATTAAGCGTGCGGGTGAAGGTGAACGAGGCTGAAATGGCTTTGGTGCAGGTAGAAGACGGGTTAAGCCTGTCGAAGATGGTGCTTTGCCAGTTGTGCGGCTTGCCGCTTGACACCGAAATCCGGCTTGCGGATGAAGAGATGGAAGACCTTGCCTTGCCCGACACATTTACCGAAAGTAATGTGAATACGGCTTTGGCGAACCGCGAAGAGTTGAAGAGCTTGGAGCTGGCTTCGAAAATCTACCGCCAGAAGGTGAATGTGGCACGTGCCGGTTATCTCCCCTCTATCGGTCTGACCGCCAGCTATTTGTTTTCCAATCCTTCGCTTTTCAACGGGTTCGAGAATAAGTTCCGCGGGACATGGGGTATCGGGGTGGTCGTGACAATCCCTGTATTCCATTGGGGAGAAAATATTTATAAGGTGCGTGCGGCGAAAGCCGAAGCCAATATTGCCCGGTACCGGCTTGATGACGCGCGCGAGAAGATTGAGCTTCAGGTAACTCAAAACTCGTATAAGGTGAACGAAGCCGCCAAGAAACTTGCGATGGCGGAGAAAAACATGGAAAAGGCGGAAGAAAACCTCCGTTATGCGAATTTCGGGTTCAGGGAGGGGGTTATCCCGACCAGCAATGTGCTCGAAGCCCAGACCGCTTGGCTCTCTGCCCAGTCGGGCAAGATTGATGCGCAAATCGACCTGAAGATGAGCGAGATTTATTTGAACAAATCAATGGGGACATTGGATATGTATACAAAATGA